In Bacillota bacterium, the following are encoded in one genomic region:
- a CDS encoding FAD-linked oxidase C-terminal domain-containing protein, whose amino-acid sequence MKGRELVRALQGLVGPDRVVASPVTLATYGYDATLLEGRAEAAVFPTSTDQVSKVLRYCHDHGIPVTPRGHGTDLSGGSIPQGGVVMVLTRMDRILSIDAGNRVAVVQPGVVNMDLQKAAERVGLMYAPDPASQKVCSLGGNVGEGAGGMRGFKYGVTKDHVIGLKLVLADGEVCQVGGPLEPVVAGPDWVGLMVGSEGTLAVATEITVRLLPKPPAIKTMLAVFDRLEDAGTAVSAIVARGIIPTTLELMDRSVIEAVEAYVHAGLPTDAEAVLLIEVDGVESALDRQAAVIQQVCSQRGAREVRVARSAAERDTLWLGRRTAIGAIARLRPCYDLEDATVPRNRLTEMLRQVTDLAREYGLQIGMLAHAGDGNLHPLILFDDRDRDEVDRVMAARRELFRRALALGGTLSGEHGIGILKKEFMPWLFETGALQVMAGIKAAFDPGGTLNPGKILPGEESGDVA is encoded by the coding sequence GTGAAGGGGCGCGAACTGGTGAGGGCACTGCAAGGGCTGGTCGGTCCGGACCGGGTGGTGGCATCTCCGGTGACCCTGGCCACCTACGGGTACGATGCCACGCTGCTGGAAGGACGCGCCGAAGCGGCGGTGTTTCCTACCAGCACCGATCAGGTATCTAAGGTCTTGCGTTATTGCCACGACCATGGCATCCCCGTTACCCCGCGCGGTCACGGCACCGATCTGAGTGGGGGGTCCATCCCCCAGGGCGGCGTGGTGATGGTTCTCACCCGCATGGACCGCATTCTGTCGATCGATGCCGGCAACCGGGTGGCGGTGGTGCAACCCGGCGTGGTCAACATGGATTTGCAGAAGGCGGCAGAAAGGGTAGGCCTTATGTACGCCCCCGACCCCGCCAGCCAGAAGGTGTGCTCCCTGGGGGGAAACGTGGGCGAGGGTGCCGGGGGCATGCGGGGCTTCAAGTACGGGGTAACCAAGGACCACGTGATTGGGTTAAAGCTGGTGCTGGCCGACGGCGAGGTGTGCCAGGTGGGCGGGCCGCTCGAGCCCGTGGTCGCCGGCCCGGACTGGGTGGGGCTCATGGTCGGTTCCGAGGGTACGCTGGCCGTGGCGACGGAGATTACGGTGCGGCTGTTGCCCAAGCCACCGGCAATTAAGACCATGCTGGCGGTGTTTGACCGCCTGGAGGATGCGGGGACGGCGGTCTCGGCCATCGTGGCGCGGGGAATCATCCCCACCACCCTGGAACTGATGGACCGTTCCGTTATTGAGGCGGTTGAGGCTTACGTTCACGCGGGATTACCCACCGATGCGGAGGCCGTGCTCCTCATCGAAGTGGATGGCGTGGAGTCAGCGCTCGACCGGCAGGCGGCGGTTATCCAGCAAGTTTGCTCCCAGCGAGGGGCCCGCGAGGTGCGGGTCGCGCGGTCAGCAGCGGAGCGGGATACCCTTTGGCTGGGTCGTCGCACGGCCATCGGTGCCATTGCCCGCCTGCGTCCGTGCTATGACCTTGAGGACGCCACCGTCCCCCGCAACCGCCTGACAGAGATGCTCCGCCAGGTGACGGATCTGGCGCGCGAGTACGGGCTACAGATCGGGATGCTGGCCCATGCCGGTGACGGCAACCTGCATCCCCTCATCCTGTTCGACGACCGGGATCGCGACGAGGTGGATCGGGTTATGGCGGCCAGGCGCGAGTTATTCCGACGGGCCCTGGCTCTGGGGGGCACCCTCTCCGGCGAGCACGGTATCGGCATCCTGAAGAAAGAATTCATGCCCTGGCTTTTCGAAACGGGTGCATTGCAGGTCATGGCCGGTATCAAGGCGGCTTTCGATCCGGGGGGAACACTGAACCCGGGCAAGATCCTGCCAGGGGAGGAGTCGGGCGATGTCGCTTGA
- a CDS encoding FAD-binding oxidoreductase, protein MSLEPLREEMLLARLEALLGPEAVRPGEQPVRGQGPGHEAAGAPGHEAAGDPGRNPEVWVSPGDEEQVKDLLAWATQQKVPVYPRGGGTRWRAAFRPFRGGVGLDTRRLDRLEDLDVENLTVVAGAGTTHAVLQEALAGHCLFFPPETAWPEMSTLGGEVATDASGPRKYAYGSVRTYLLGCRVVFPSGSGGLFGGKQVKNVSGYDVSRFLCGSWGSLGVITRVILKVRPLPEQAVVKVLTGAPSALLRAAEEVRRELYGAAAIEVLLGQAASWWREQVGGGRGGPEGVLLVGLEGAREAVDWQSSWLDGLVRRHPIIPEADLPTSVEDGGRAIWRARQRLFDLAARSGASVWNLAVLPADLGPVIESILDFFPDPGAAGVLGVVAHAGNGHAHLFMAARGPVAGAGPRADEGLLLEKVRGIVRARGGYLLSDDAALAGTSHEVLPEMGALAVVWKRLKQELDPGGILCPAGRCGGEAA, encoded by the coding sequence ATGTCGCTTGAGCCGCTTCGTGAGGAGATGCTGCTCGCCCGGCTGGAGGCCTTGCTGGGACCGGAGGCCGTGCGACCGGGTGAGCAGCCGGTGAGAGGGCAAGGCCCCGGCCACGAGGCTGCGGGAGCCCCCGGGCACGAGGCTGCAGGAGATCCCGGGAGGAACCCCGAGGTATGGGTGAGTCCAGGGGACGAAGAACAGGTCAAGGACTTACTGGCGTGGGCCACGCAGCAGAAGGTCCCTGTGTACCCGCGGGGAGGAGGTACCAGGTGGCGGGCGGCGTTCCGCCCTTTCCGTGGAGGCGTGGGGCTGGACACGCGGCGGCTTGACCGCCTGGAGGACCTGGATGTGGAAAACCTCACCGTGGTAGCGGGCGCCGGGACGACGCATGCTGTCCTGCAGGAAGCCCTTGCTGGCCACTGCCTTTTCTTTCCCCCGGAAACGGCCTGGCCGGAGATGTCCACACTGGGGGGCGAAGTGGCTACAGACGCGTCGGGGCCCCGCAAGTATGCCTACGGTTCTGTTAGGACGTACCTCCTGGGATGCCGGGTGGTGTTTCCCAGCGGTTCCGGTGGTCTTTTCGGGGGTAAGCAGGTGAAGAACGTCTCCGGGTATGATGTTTCCCGGTTCCTGTGCGGTTCCTGGGGGTCCCTGGGCGTGATTACCCGGGTCATCCTCAAGGTGAGGCCGCTTCCGGAGCAGGCCGTCGTGAAAGTGCTCACGGGCGCACCATCGGCATTGTTGCGGGCGGCGGAGGAGGTCCGCCGCGAACTCTACGGTGCTGCTGCCATAGAGGTATTGCTCGGGCAAGCCGCCTCCTGGTGGCGCGAACAGGTGGGTGGTGGTCGTGGCGGCCCGGAGGGTGTGCTGCTGGTGGGCCTGGAGGGCGCCCGGGAGGCGGTGGACTGGCAGAGCAGCTGGCTGGACGGCCTGGTTCGGCGCCATCCCATCATCCCTGAGGCGGACCTGCCAACCTCCGTGGAAGATGGAGGCCGGGCGATCTGGCGGGCGCGCCAGCGGCTGTTTGACCTGGCGGCCCGCTCCGGGGCATCGGTATGGAACCTGGCCGTACTTCCCGCCGATCTGGGCCCGGTGATCGAGAGCATTCTGGACTTTTTCCCGGACCCGGGAGCCGCCGGGGTGTTGGGTGTGGTGGCCCATGCCGGCAACGGCCATGCCCACCTGTTCATGGCTGCGCGTGGCCCGGTCGCAGGGGCTGGACCTCGGGCGGATGAAGGGCTTTTGCTCGAAAAGGTGAGAGGCATCGTGCGTGCCCGGGGCGGTTACCTGTTGTCCGACGATGCTGCCCTGGCCGGCACCTCTCATGAGGTACTTCCCGAGATGGGCGCCCTGGCGGTCGTATGGAAGCGTCTGAAACAGGAGCTCGATCCGGGCGGCATCCTTTGCCCGGCCGGCCGGTGCGGGGGTGAGGCGGCATGA
- a CDS encoding (Fe-S)-binding protein has translation MKSLSQAAEQVVRCNKCGFCQEVCPTYKVTGQEFAVARGRNRLMRLAVDGRLSLEGDPELKQYLYTCLLCGACTVVCPPGVPTDKLVAAARADITRRQGLPFLYRTVLHGLLRSPRRLVVPMTLLRLYQNSGIRWVARHTGLLNLLGTLGKVEGILPGVPASSLRARLRTRSSTAADAGVVYVTPPPALRTAPRKRVAYFLGCVTDNLFPPVGEAVIGVLERNGYQVVVPDNMCCGVAHRAYGDIPAAEDLARRNLAILAGTGAELVVSDCATCAHTLREYASLLSDVPQYASAAAELSGKVREVSQLLVEEGFREPAGRLAEIVTYHDPCHLGRGMGVRAQPRQLIWSIPGLEFRELPEADWCCGGAGSYNVTHHQLSVRILERKIENFRQTGAHLLATSCPSCLLQLGFGLWRARLGARAVHPVQLLWQSYQMTEVR, from the coding sequence ATGAAGAGCCTGTCCCAGGCCGCCGAACAGGTTGTACGCTGCAACAAGTGCGGATTCTGCCAGGAGGTCTGTCCTACCTACAAGGTGACCGGCCAGGAGTTCGCCGTGGCCAGAGGCCGTAATCGTCTCATGCGGCTGGCGGTGGATGGTCGCCTGTCCCTGGAGGGAGATCCCGAACTCAAGCAGTACCTGTACACCTGCCTGCTGTGCGGTGCCTGTACGGTGGTATGTCCGCCCGGGGTACCTACCGACAAACTGGTGGCGGCGGCGCGGGCCGATATCACCCGCCGGCAGGGATTGCCGTTCCTGTACCGCACGGTTCTGCACGGGTTGCTGCGCAGCCCCCGGCGGTTGGTTGTTCCTATGACGTTGCTGCGGCTGTACCAGAATTCGGGAATCCGATGGGTGGCGCGGCACACCGGCCTGCTTAACCTGCTCGGGACTCTGGGGAAGGTGGAGGGGATCCTTCCCGGCGTCCCGGCTTCCTCCCTGCGTGCCCGGCTAAGGACTCGGTCAAGTACCGCAGCGGACGCGGGGGTGGTCTACGTAACTCCTCCCCCCGCCCTGCGGACGGCGCCGCGGAAGCGGGTAGCATACTTCCTGGGATGCGTCACCGATAACCTGTTCCCGCCCGTGGGGGAGGCCGTGATCGGCGTCCTTGAACGCAACGGGTACCAGGTGGTGGTTCCGGACAACATGTGTTGCGGGGTGGCACACCGGGCGTACGGCGACATTCCCGCGGCGGAGGATCTGGCCCGGCGTAACCTGGCCATCCTGGCCGGGACGGGGGCGGAACTGGTGGTGTCCGACTGTGCCACCTGCGCACATACCCTGAGGGAATATGCCAGCCTCCTGTCGGACGTCCCCCAGTATGCCTCGGCGGCGGCGGAACTGTCCGGAAAGGTGCGGGAGGTCAGTCAACTCCTGGTGGAAGAAGGATTTCGAGAACCTGCGGGCCGGCTGGCGGAGATCGTCACCTATCATGACCCCTGCCACCTGGGCCGGGGGATGGGGGTGCGAGCACAGCCGCGCCAGCTCATCTGGAGCATTCCCGGCCTCGAGTTTCGCGAACTGCCGGAGGCAGACTGGTGCTGCGGAGGGGCGGGTTCCTACAACGTCACCCACCACCAGCTCTCCGTGCGCATCCTGGAGCGCAAGATAGAGAATTTCCGGCAGACGGGAGCCCACCTTCTCGCCACCTCGTGCCCCTCCTGCCTGCTCCAACTGGGGTTCGGACTGTGGCGGGCCAGGCTGGGGGCGCGGGCCGTCCATCCCGTGCAGCTACTGTGGCAATCCTATCAGATGACGGAGGTGCGTTGA
- a CDS encoding pyruvate kinase alpha/beta domain-containing protein, whose protein sequence is MYFQTAGSDNTERTVSLCLDRAQELDIRHVVVASTQGVTAREFITQARQRGLQIYHAVAGSDASAVPQGMLNLVVVTHQVGFREPGVDEMPPEVRRSLVAEGVRVLTTTHLFSGVDRAITKEFGGLYPGQVVAHALYMFSQGVKVAVEVAVMALDAGLIPYGQEVISVGGSGRGADSALVVLPAYSRTFFETKILELICKPRDPGD, encoded by the coding sequence TTGTACTTTCAGACGGCGGGATCTGACAACACGGAGCGTACCGTTTCCCTGTGTCTGGATCGGGCCCAGGAGCTGGACATCCGTCACGTGGTGGTGGCCTCAACCCAGGGTGTGACCGCTCGGGAGTTCATAACCCAGGCCAGGCAGCGCGGCCTGCAGATTTACCATGCGGTCGCGGGATCGGATGCGTCCGCCGTTCCCCAGGGCATGTTGAACCTGGTCGTGGTTACCCACCAGGTAGGGTTCCGGGAGCCGGGCGTCGATGAGATGCCGCCGGAGGTGCGGCGCAGCCTGGTGGCCGAAGGCGTGCGCGTGCTGACCACCACCCATCTTTTTTCAGGGGTGGACCGCGCCATCACGAAAGAATTCGGTGGCCTGTATCCGGGCCAGGTGGTGGCGCACGCTCTGTACATGTTTTCCCAGGGGGTGAAGGTGGCCGTGGAGGTGGCGGTCATGGCCCTGGATGCGGGGCTCATCCCTTACGGCCAGGAGGTCATCAGCGTGGGGGGCTCTGGCCGGGGTGCCGACAGCGCCCTGGTCGTGCTGCCTGCCTATTCCCGCACCTTCTTCGAAACCAAGATCCTCGAACTCATTTGCAAACCCCGCGACCCCGGCGACTAA